From Astyanax mexicanus isolate ESR-SI-001 chromosome 16, AstMex3_surface, whole genome shotgun sequence, one genomic window encodes:
- the c16h1orf53 gene encoding uncharacterized protein C1orf53 homolog, with translation MFLLGGLCRSSWALRGGLKAPVLMSVRTCSGGSSLGEGEAVLTRSHHNSPGSEEQEEERSVGKTAGPSEFLLTEQERLIHRLHHEASRAGKRTYIDPLSGYKVFTEFAHQQRGRCCGSACRHCPYGQTNVEDSSKKKTFNSFFYV, from the exons ATGTTTCTCCTCGGCGGACTCTGCAGAAGCAGCTGGGCTCTGCgtggaggtctgaaagctccggtTTTAATGTCAGTTCGGACCTGCAGCGGGGGCTCCTCGCTCGGGGAGGGGGAAGCAGTCCTGACCCGCTCACACCACAATTCACCCGGGagtgaggagcaggaggaggagcggAGTGTGGGAAAGACTGCTGGACCCTCTGAGTTCCTGCTGACCGAGCAGGAGCGGCTCATTCACCGGCTGCACCACGAGGCGAgcagg GCTGGGAAAAGGACATATATTGACCCTTTATCGGGCTACAAGGTGTTCACTGAGTTCGCCCACCAGCAGAGAGGAAGGTGCTGTGGAAGCGCCTGCAGACAT TGTCCATATGGCCAAACGAATGTGGAGGATTCTTCTAAGAAAAAAACCTTCAACTCTTTCTTTTATGTATAG